The following proteins are co-located in the Plasmodium brasilianum strain Bolivian I chromosome 11, whole genome shotgun sequence genome:
- a CDS encoding choline/ethanolaminephosphotransferase, producing the protein MGIFLKLHKSVYANCKSYVYKSSGHSILDNLFDAYWNLCVKLIPKSVTANMLTLIAFLCSTIAFLIMYLFDISNKKNDYIFLYISFFLFMYQTLDALDGKQARRTNTSSPLGQLFDHGCDSITSSLFVFIGGKVTCLPKGLCFFTWIEHYTKVYNTSLGSIGVTESDIFIIALCVVRGIKGAAIYESATLKDILPGTVCTFLGKTVINIRLLTILSVIVYFFLIRSLIRSLYMGVKTAKKKKKEAALQLLTYFLFILVQYYFYESTLTKKNELLFFTIVGLYSAFYTLHMNLSNILKIKMDYFPLPIMVYYFFIAFLFVKRRTNHHLLDYAVFNENHILYYMLIFGTLYLFDYAYTKEDYYAAEKKKENNKITFIKKIK; encoded by the exons atggggatttttttaaagttacATAAAAGCGTTTACGCTAACTGTAAATCTTATGTGTACAAAAGTTCAGGACATTCAATACTTGATAACTTATTTGATGCTTATTGGAATCTTTGTGTTAAATTAATTCcaaaa TCAGTAACAGCTAATATGTTGACACTAATAGCGTTCTTATGTTCAACAAtagcatttttaattatgtatcTCTTCGATATATcgaataaaaagaatgattatatatttttgtatataagtttctttttatttatgtaccaA ACACTTGATGCGCTTGACGGAAAACAAGCTAGGAGGACAAATACTAGTTCTCCACTGGGACAATTGTTTGATCATGGATGTGACTCCATAACATCA TCCTTGTTTGTTTTCATTGGTGGAAAGGTTACCTGCTTACCGAAGGGATTATGTTTCTTTAct TGGATCGAACATTACACAAAAGTGTATAACACCTCCCTTGGATCAATTGGAGTTACCGAATCGGATATCTTT ataatAGCCTTGTGCGTAGTTCGAGGAATAAAAGGAGCGGCAATATATGAGAGCGCAACCTTGAAAGATATACTACCAGGAACCGTGTG caCGTTTTTGGGTAAAACTGTCATAAACATAAGATTACTTACCATTCTTTCGGTCATAGTTTACTTTTT CCTTATACGTTCCCTTATAAGAAGCTTATACATGGGAGTGAAGACTGccaagaagaaaaaaaaagaagctgCAC TACAACTACTAacgtattttctttttatattagttCAATATTACTTCTATGAATCAA ctctaacaaaaaaaaatgaactattattttttacaatagtGGGATTGTATTCTGCTTTTTATACGTTACATATGAATTTGtctaatattttaaaa aTAAAAATGGACTACTTTCCCCTACCAATCATGGTTTACTACTTTTTCattgcatttttatttgtaaaacgCAGAACAAATCATCATTTGTTAGATTATGCTGTATTTAATGAAAaccatattttatattacat